CTGGTAATAATGTAGTTAATGCCTTATCTTTATCTGGATATTCAAACTGTGATAAAACATACCTCATACTTTCGAGTCTGGCTGTCTTTTTATCATTTGCTTTAACAATAATCCATGGACAATATGTAGTATGTGTTTTACTAAACATTTGTTCTTTATAAGAAGTATACGTATCCCACAATTCTTGTCCTTTTTGATCTACAGGACTAAATTTCCACCTTTTTAATGGAGTTTCTAATCTTGCATCAAATCTTGCTTTTTGCTCTTCCTTTGATATAGAAAACCAAAACTTAATGATCTTTACGCCATCTTCATATAACATATGCTCAAATTCAGGTACTTGTAGCATAAACTTGCGGTATTGCTCTTGCGTACAAAACCCCATTACCGGTTCTACCACTGCTCTATTATACCAGCTTCTGTCAAAAAATACAATTTCACCAGGATTTGATAATTCTTTTATGTAGCGTCTAAAGTACCACTGTCCTCGCTCTACTTCTGTTGGCTTAGTCAATGCTACCAAATTCATAGAACGTGGATTTAAATGCTCTGTAAAACGTCTTATATTACCACCTTTACCAGCGGCATCTCTTCCTTCAAAAATAACTACAACACGCTTCTTACTTGTAGAAATCCACTGTTGTAATTTTACCAATTCAATTTGAAGCTTTTTTAATTCATCTTCGTATTTAAGTCTCTTTAAAATAGAGTCAATATTTCTACCTTTACTGTTGATTAAAGCTATCAATTCTTTGTTTGAAGAGACTCTTTCAAAATCTTCTTTTGTAAGTTTTATTTCGTTTTTATCCATCTACATTATTAATTACAATTATCTTTTCTTCTAGTATCAATGATATAAATAATTTTCCAGTTTCCTTCAATTTTGATTAATTGAAAAGAATTTATACCACAATGACTGAATTCAGAATTTATATAAAATTCATAAGGAGCCCAAGCATTTGCCATGACTCCATCTGATTTTATATTTAAAGATATTATTTTTTCTTTAATTTTGGTAGTTTCAGGATTAATACTAGCAATATTTTTTAAAAAATCACTAAAAATTACGGACTTAAGCCCTGAATTATTCACAGATTGCATAATAACCTTACCCCCTACCGTTTCTTTTATTTTTAAAGTATCACCAGCATGTAAACCCTCAAAAAAAACATCGATCACTTCTTTTATTTCAAGTTCATCATTAGATTGAGCAAATGTCATTTGAGACATTATAAAGAATCCGAAAAAACACAAAAGAGACCTATTGTAAAACATTTTTATTTTTTAAAATTGATTATTGTTTCACTAATTATAGATATACAATCTTCTAACTGAACCTCTGTCATTACCAATGGAGGAGCAAACCTAATTATATTGCCATGAGTTGGCTTTGCCAAGAGTCCCTTTTCCTTTAATGCAACACAAATATTCCAAGCTGTAGAACTATCTTCACTATCATTAATAACAATAGCATTTAACAAGCCTTTTCCTCTAACTAATTTTACTAAATCTGACTTATTTATTAAATCTTGCATACCTTTTCTAAATTGTACGCCTAATTTAAAAGCATTTTCAGCAAGATTTTCTTCTTTTACAACATCTAAAGCTGCCATTGCTACCACACAAGCCAATGGATTTCCTCCAAAGGTAGAGCCATGATTACCTGGTTGAATTACTTCCATGATGTGATTATCGGCTAAAACAGCTGAAACTGGAAATACTCCACCCGAAATAGCCTTACCTAAAATTAAAATATCAGGTTTTACATCAGGTGTACTAGAACAATTTTTATCTTTACATGAACAGTTGCCACAAGATGCTAACAAACGACCAGTCCTCGCAACCCCAGTCTGCACTTCATCTGCTATAAAAAGTACATTTTTCTCTTTACAAATTGCATATGCATTTTTTATATAATCTTCATCAGGCACAAAAACTCCAGCTTCACCCTGAATTGGTTCCACTAAAAATGCGGCAACATTTTCATCTTTTAAAGCTTCCTTTAATGCATCAAGATTATTATATTTTATTGAAACAATACCAGGCGTGAAAGGTCCAAAATTTTCAGTAGCCACTGGGTCATTCGATGCTGAAATGATTGTTACTGTTCGTCCATGAAAATTATTTTCACAAACTATAATTTTAGCTTTATTAGAAGGAATTCCTTTTTTTTCATACCCCCATTTTCTTGCTATTTTTATTGCAGTTTCTACAGCTTCAGCTCCAGTATTCATGGGTAAAACTTTTTCAAAACCGAAATAATCAGTTACATACTTTTCATATTGACCTAATTTATCGTTATAAAAGGCCCTTGAGGTAAGCGTTAACGTATCTGCTTGTTCTTTTAAAGCATTTATTATTTTAGGATGACAATGCCCTTGATTTACCGCGGAATACGCAGATAGAAAATCGTAATACTTATTCCCTTCCAAATCCCAAACAAAAACACCTTTACCTTTATTTAATACTACAGGTAGCGGGTGATAATTATGAGCACCATATTTGTTTTCTAAATCAATTGCTTGTTTTGATGTAATTTGCTTTTCTAAGACCATCTTTTAAAATTTTAAAATTTAACACTTAAAATTCCTTCTTACGGGAGAGAAATCATCCATTCATTTTATACTGTTTTTACAGGTCTAAACATAAAAAATAAACCAACCAATACCAAGGGAATACTCAATAATTGACCTGTATTTAAATTTACATTAAATAGCGTCTCTATACCTCCTTGCCATTCTTTATAAAATTCTATGATAAATCTAATTGACCATAGCATTACCATAAAAACTCCAAATAGGTAACCATATTTTTGTTTTTTATCTGTTTTCCAATAGATATACCAAAGCACA
The nucleotide sequence above comes from Aureibaculum algae. Encoded proteins:
- a CDS encoding nuclear transport factor 2 family protein; this encodes MSQMTFAQSNDELEIKEVIDVFFEGLHAGDTLKIKETVGGKVIMQSVNNSGLKSVIFSDFLKNIASINPETTKIKEKIISLNIKSDGVMANAWAPYEFYINSEFSHCGINSFQLIKIEGNWKIIYIIDTRRKDNCN
- the rocD gene encoding ornithine--oxo-acid transaminase, which gives rise to MVLEKQITSKQAIDLENKYGAHNYHPLPVVLNKGKGVFVWDLEGNKYYDFLSAYSAVNQGHCHPKIINALKEQADTLTLTSRAFYNDKLGQYEKYVTDYFGFEKVLPMNTGAEAVETAIKIARKWGYEKKGIPSNKAKIIVCENNFHGRTVTIISASNDPVATENFGPFTPGIVSIKYNNLDALKEALKDENVAAFLVEPIQGEAGVFVPDEDYIKNAYAICKEKNVLFIADEVQTGVARTGRLLASCGNCSCKDKNCSSTPDVKPDILILGKAISGGVFPVSAVLADNHIMEVIQPGNHGSTFGGNPLACVVAMAALDVVKEENLAENAFKLGVQFRKGMQDLINKSDLVKLVRGKGLLNAIVINDSEDSSTAWNICVALKEKGLLAKPTHGNIIRFAPPLVMTEVQLEDCISIISETIINFKK
- the ppk2 gene encoding polyphosphate kinase 2, with amino-acid sequence MDKNEIKLTKEDFERVSSNKELIALINSKGRNIDSILKRLKYEDELKKLQIELVKLQQWISTSKKRVVVIFEGRDAAGKGGNIRRFTEHLNPRSMNLVALTKPTEVERGQWYFRRYIKELSNPGEIVFFDRSWYNRAVVEPVMGFCTQEQYRKFMLQVPEFEHMLYEDGVKIIKFWFSISKEEQKARFDARLETPLKRWKFSPVDQKGQELWDTYTSYKEQMFSKTHTTYCPWIIVKANDKKTARLESMRYVLSQFEYPDKDKALTTLLPDPNIIMRYFRSAEQIDY